Proteins found in one Streptococcus criceti HS-6 genomic segment:
- a CDS encoding DUF896 family protein has protein sequence MDPKKIARINELAKKKKTVGLTGEEKVEQAKLRQEYIEGYRRNLRHHIEGIKVVDEKGNDVTPEKLRQIQRQKGLHGRSLDDPNS, from the coding sequence ATGGATCCTAAAAAAATTGCTCGGATTAATGAGCTTGCTAAAAAGAAAAAAACGGTTGGGTTGACTGGTGAGGAAAAGGTTGAGCAGGCTAAGCTTCGTCAGGAGTATATCGAAGGCTATCGTCGCAATCTGCGTCATCACATTGAAGGAATCAAGGTGGTTGATGAAAAAGGCAATGACGTGACCCCAGAAAAACTCCGTCAAATTCAACGTCAAAAAGGCCTGCATGGCCGCAGCCTAGACGACCCGAATAGTTGA
- a CDS encoding BglG family transcription antiterminator, protein MVESRKKIDELLFFLSQQSDYMTARQLAQALGKSEKTIYRMIKSLNQEHSGQLIVSRKGRGYWLNQEKYLTFTQHSCPLHDDLTVENRQELILERLLLRAPKGLALYDLCQDYFVSESVIQKDKLELQKLLNDYQLRLLSRRRILSIHGEEQNIRRAIADLVPTFRTIDLEQLSLEKDQTIDREVSGFIQAELHSIEQHLQAVLPYPYDVNVFSHLYIMIMRSKNGKVFLGTHQSLQNFEEMNSLMKESWRVIQDVREKLGISVDDSEIYHLYQYLMASHFQDIHDSAPIYFSQRTLAITHFYFEQMFPDRGQAIMEDSPIFVDLANHISPMLRRLDHKIRIKNAMLSDIRLTYPQIFDQVRRVSEAVSQRYGFPAINLDEIGFITLYFARYQETQSPPIPTLIMCTSGIGTSELLRSKIEQQFGDLAILSVLPYRDLADVSRQYPEAQLLITTVNVAIPENMTKILVSALMTEDDQRRIRRKIEEIRYGH, encoded by the coding sequence ATGGTTGAAAGTCGGAAAAAAATTGATGAGCTTTTGTTCTTTTTGAGCCAGCAATCAGATTATATGACGGCTCGTCAATTAGCCCAGGCTCTGGGAAAATCAGAAAAGACCATTTATCGAATGATTAAGTCTCTCAATCAAGAGCATAGCGGTCAGTTGATTGTCTCTCGAAAGGGCAGGGGCTACTGGCTGAATCAAGAAAAATACCTGACCTTTACTCAACACTCCTGTCCCCTCCATGATGACTTAACGGTTGAGAATAGACAGGAACTGATCTTGGAGCGCCTTTTGCTTAGAGCCCCCAAAGGGTTGGCACTTTACGACTTGTGTCAAGATTATTTTGTCAGCGAATCTGTCATTCAAAAGGATAAGTTGGAATTACAAAAGCTGTTGAATGATTATCAATTACGTTTGCTTAGCCGAAGACGCATTCTTTCCATTCATGGAGAAGAACAGAATATTCGCCGGGCTATTGCGGATTTGGTTCCAACGTTTAGAACAATTGATTTGGAGCAATTATCCCTTGAAAAGGATCAAACGATTGATAGGGAGGTATCCGGCTTTATTCAGGCTGAGCTTCATTCTATTGAACAACATCTGCAAGCAGTTCTTCCCTACCCTTATGATGTTAATGTTTTTTCCCACTTATATATCATGATTATGCGTTCTAAGAATGGGAAGGTCTTCCTAGGTACACATCAGTCTCTTCAGAATTTTGAGGAAATGAACTCCTTGATGAAAGAGAGCTGGCGGGTGATTCAGGATGTTAGAGAAAAATTAGGGATTAGTGTTGATGATAGTGAAATCTATCATCTCTATCAATATTTGATGGCTTCCCACTTTCAGGATATTCATGACTCCGCTCCGATTTATTTTTCTCAGCGAACGTTGGCCATCACTCATTTCTATTTTGAGCAGATGTTTCCTGATAGAGGACAGGCTATTATGGAGGATTCTCCTATCTTTGTCGACTTGGCCAATCATATTAGTCCCATGCTCAGGCGCTTGGATCACAAGATTCGAATAAAAAATGCCATGCTGTCGGATATACGATTGACCTATCCTCAAATTTTTGATCAGGTTCGCCGTGTTTCAGAAGCAGTCAGTCAACGGTATGGTTTCCCGGCTATTAACCTGGACGAAATTGGTTTTATTACCCTCTACTTTGCTCGCTATCAAGAGACTCAGTCACCGCCGATTCCTACTTTAATTATGTGTACTTCTGGCATTGGAACCTCAGAGTTGCTTCGCTCCAAGATTGAACAGCAATTTGGCGATTTAGCTATTTTATCGGTTCTGCCCTATCGAGATTTGGCCGATGTCAGTCGGCAATATCCAGAGGCCCAGCTGTTAATTACAACCGTTAATGTAGCGATACCAGAGAATATGACCAAAATCCTAGTCAGTGCCTTGATGACGGAGGATGATCAGAGGCGTATTCGACGAAAGATTGAGGAGATTCGCTATGGCCACTAA